In Esox lucius isolate fEsoLuc1 chromosome 6, fEsoLuc1.pri, whole genome shotgun sequence, the following proteins share a genomic window:
- the LOC105010580 gene encoding serine/threonine-protein phosphatase 2A 55 kDa regulatory subunit B delta isoform-like: MAGVASGNDFQWCFSQVKGAIDEDVAEADIISTVEFNHSGELLATGDKGGRVVIFQHEEECKNRLQLRGEYNVYSTFQSHEPEFDYLKSLEIEEKINKIRWLPQQNSAHFLLSTNDKTIKLWKISERDKRAEGYNLKDENGRLRDPFRITSLRVPVLMPMDLMVEASPRRVFANAHTYHINSISVNSDHETYLSADDLRINLWHLEITDRSFNIVDIKPANMEELTEVITAAECHPNQCNVFVYSSSKGTIRLCDMRAAALCDRHTKFFEEPEDPSSRSFFSEIISSISDVKFSHSGRYMMTRDYLSVKVWDLNMENRPVETYQVHEYLRSKLCSLYENDCIFDKFECCWNGSDSAIMTGSYNNFFRMFDRNTRKDITLEASRESSKPRATLKPRKVSTGGKRKKDEISVDSLDFNKKILHTAWHPKENVIAVAATNNLYIFQDKIN, encoded by the exons ATGGCAG GAGTTGCCAGTGGAAATGATTTTCAGTGGTGTTTCTCACAAGTGAAGGGTGCGATTGATGAAGACGTTGCAGAAG CTGATATAATTTCAACGGTTGAATTCAACCATTCTGGAGAGTTACTAGCAACTGGAGACAAGGGAGGCAGAGTTGTCATATTTCAACATGAAGAGGAG TGTAAAAATCGACTGCAGCTGCGAGGGGAATACAATGTCTATAGCACTTTTCAGAGTCATGAACCTGAATTTGACTACTTGAAAAGTTTAGAAATTGAAGAAAAGATTAACAAAATAAGATGGTTACCACAACAAAACTCAGCACATTTTCTACTTTCAACAAATG aTAAAACAATCAAATTGTGGAAAATCAGTGAACGAGACAAAAGGGCTGAGGGTTACAACTTAAAAGACGAAAATGGACGTCTCAGGGATCCTTTTAGAATTACCTCACTGCGg GTACCAGTGCTGATGCCCATGGATCTCATGGTAGAGGCAAGTCCTCGGAGGGTGTTTGCCAATGCTCACACATATCATATTAATTCAATATCTGTAAATAGTGATCATGAAACTTACCTCTCCGCTGATGACCTAAGAATTAACCTTTGGCATTTGGAAATAACAGACAGAAGTTTTA ACATTGTAGATATCAAGCCCGCCAACATGGAAGAACTGACAGAGGTTATCACAGCTGCAGAGTGCCATCCAAATCAATGCAATGTATTTGTGTACAGCAGTAGCAAAGGCACCATACGTCTATGTGATATGAGAGCAGCAGCACTCTGCGATAGGCACACCAAGT TCTTTGAGGAGCCTGAGGATCCAAGCAGCAGATCATTCTTCTCTGAGAtcatctcctccatctctgATGTGAAGTTCAGTCACAGTGGGCGCTACATGATGACACGGGACTACCTCTCAGTCAAGGTGTGGGACCTCAACATGGAGAACAGGCCAGTGGAGACATATCAG GTTCATGAATATCTTCGCAGCAAACTTTGCTCGTTGTATGAAAATGACTGCATCTTCGACAAGTTTGAGTGCTGCTGGAACGGTAGCGACAG TGCTATCATGACTGGCTCCTACAACAACTTCTTTCGGATGTTTGACCGCAATACCAGGAAGGACATCACACTGGAGGCGTCCAGGGAGAGCAGCAAACCGCGGGCCACACTCAAACCCCGCAAAGTCTCCACTGGTGGcaagaggaagaaggatgaaATCAGTGTGGACAGCCTGGATTTCAACAAGAAGATTCTGCACACTGCCTGGCACCCCAAAGAAAACGTAATTGCCGTAGCAGCCACCAATAACCTGTATATTTTCCAGGACAAGatcaactaa
- the smndc1 gene encoding survival of motor neuron-related-splicing factor 30 (The RefSeq protein has 1 substitution compared to this genomic sequence): MSEDLLKQLASYKAQLQQVEAALSTDPENEDLLKLQKDLSEVIDLTKDLLTSQPSEGPASANSSDAAPLKHSWGVGDRCMTVWSQDGQVYEAEIEEIDSENGTAAITFSGYGNAEVVPLQNLRPAEEGKHSEEDGKPKSRKEQIAEQREYKKKKAQKKVLRMKELEQEREDQKSKWQSFNSKAYNKNKKGQVKRSIFASPESVNGKVGVGTCGIADKPMTQYHDTSKYNVRHLMPQ, translated from the exons ATGTCTGAGGATTTGTTGAAACAGTTGGCCAGCTATAAAGCCCAGTTACAACAAGTGGAAGCTGCTTTATCAACCGACCCTGAGAATGAAGACCTCCTCAAATTACAGAAAGACTTATCG GAAGTCATAGATCTGACTAAAGACCTCCTGACGTCTCAGCCCTCCGAAGGTCCTGCTAGTGCTAACAGCTCTGATGCAGCCCCCCTGAAACACAGCTGGGGCGTTGGGGACAGGTGTATGACAGTGTGGAGTCAGGATGGACA GGTGTATGAGGCTGAGATTGAGGAGATAGACAGTGAGAACGGCACTGCGGCCATCACCTTCTCTGGCTACGGGAACGCTGAGGTGGTGCCTCTGCAGAACCTCAGACCCGCTGAGGAGGGCAAACACTCTGAGGAGGACGGGAAACCCAAGTCAAG GAAGGAACAGATAGCAGAGCAGAGGGAGTACAAGAAGAAAAAGGCCCAGAAGAAGGTGCTGAGGATGAAGGAGCTTGAACAGGAACGAGAAGACCAGAAATCCAAGTGGCAAAGTTTTAACAACAAGGCCTACAACAAGAACAAGAAAGGACAG GTGAAACGAAGTATATTTGCATCGCCGGAGAGCGTCAATGGAAAAGTGGGAGTAGGAACATGTGGTATTGCTGACAAACCCATGACCCAGTATCACGACACATCAAAATATAATGTCAGGCATCTCATGCCCCAGTGA